Proteins encoded by one window of Candidatus Methanoperedens sp.:
- a CDS encoding radical SAM protein has product MKKKVLLITPPYHCGVLESAGSWMPLGMVYVAGSLQDSGHEVRIYDAMTKFHTFDDIKKYIIEYSPDAVGTAAYTSSLYDAISILKIAKEVNPSIITMLGGIHSNFCWEDILQKDGDIIDFIVRGEGEITTTELLNNVFAGKELDVPGIAYSRNGKIFATKDRPLIKDLDTLPMAWNLVEWKDYSFKTKKNSTLAVVSSSRGCTQKCTFCSQRLFWKKKWRGRSPENFVAELEYLNATYGVDVAMIADETPTFDRKRWEKILDLLIEKNLDIEILMETRVDDILRDKDIMDKYVKAGILHIYVGAESASQNTLDIYKKNLRIEESKQAIDLINNAGIISETSFVLGMPDETPSSIAEAIKLAKYYNPDLAFFLAIAPWPYSDIYPELAPYIEEFDYSKYNLIEPIVKPVNMTREELNKHLLNAFREFYTDKLSAIEKMSEFKKNYMIDVTRLLINDSYLANQMKGEMPPEAKKFMEKYIKKPEMVIDPPIVLVSY; this is encoded by the coding sequence ATGAAAAAAAAAGTTCTTTTAATTACACCCCCTTACCACTGTGGAGTACTTGAATCAGCCGGCTCATGGATGCCGCTGGGCATGGTATATGTTGCAGGAAGCCTTCAGGATTCAGGTCATGAGGTCAGGATATATGATGCAATGACAAAATTCCATACTTTTGATGATATCAAAAAATACATAATTGAATATTCACCGGATGCCGTGGGGACAGCTGCGTACACATCAAGCCTGTATGATGCTATCTCGATACTGAAGATTGCAAAAGAAGTGAATCCTTCTATAATAACAATGCTGGGCGGTATACACTCTAATTTCTGCTGGGAGGATATCCTCCAAAAGGATGGGGATATCATAGATTTCATAGTGCGCGGGGAGGGTGAGATAACAACAACTGAACTTCTTAATAATGTTTTTGCAGGAAAGGAGTTGGATGTACCGGGAATAGCGTATTCCCGGAATGGAAAGATATTTGCCACAAAAGATAGGCCGCTGATTAAAGATCTTGATACTCTCCCAATGGCATGGAACCTGGTTGAATGGAAGGATTATTCGTTCAAGACCAAAAAAAACTCAACTCTTGCAGTTGTGAGTTCCTCAAGGGGCTGTACACAAAAATGCACCTTCTGTTCCCAGAGGCTTTTCTGGAAAAAGAAATGGAGAGGACGCAGTCCTGAAAATTTCGTAGCTGAACTGGAATACCTGAATGCTACTTATGGCGTGGACGTTGCGATGATAGCAGATGAAACTCCCACGTTTGACAGAAAGCGCTGGGAGAAAATCCTTGATCTTCTTATTGAGAAGAACCTTGATATTGAAATCCTTATGGAAACAAGAGTTGATGATATTCTCAGGGATAAGGATATAATGGATAAATATGTCAAAGCAGGTATCCTCCATATTTACGTAGGAGCAGAATCAGCAAGCCAGAACACTCTGGATATATATAAAAAGAACCTCAGGATCGAGGAATCCAAACAGGCGATCGACCTGATCAATAATGCAGGGATCATATCTGAAACATCATTTGTATTGGGGATGCCGGATGAAACTCCGTCTTCGATCGCTGAGGCGATAAAACTTGCAAAATATTATAATCCTGATCTTGCTTTTTTCCTGGCTATCGCTCCCTGGCCTTATTCAGATATTTATCCTGAACTTGCACCATATATTGAGGAATTTGATTATTCTAAATATAACCTTATTGAGCCCATCGTCAAGCCCGTTAATATGACAAGAGAAGAGCTAAATAAACATCTGCTTAATGCATTCAGGGAATTTTATACGGATAAGTTATCTGCGATCGAAAAGATGAGTGAATTCAAGAAAAATTATATGATCGATGTAACAAGATTGCTTATAAATGATTCTTACCTGGCAAACCAGATGAAAGGTGAAATGCCTCCAGAAGCAAAAAAGTTCATGGAGAAGTATATTAAAAAACCAGAGATGGTTATCGATCCTCCAATTGTTCTAGTATCTTATTAA
- a CDS encoding thioredoxin family protein, with the protein MTPIKKITTIIALGIFLFLIAFYLQGSFSKEEGDYIKLGNVSFHTSIEPGIKEAKNQSKPIFLYFRSETCYWCIVFEKESLSDNTIVELLNKEFVLISIDTFKQKNVAQNLNVRSTPYMIFFDKDGKEISRVPGYIPKDEFMVKLNKILEQLEDR; encoded by the coding sequence ATGACACCGATAAAAAAAATAACTACAATTATTGCACTGGGCATTTTTCTTTTTCTTATTGCTTTTTATCTGCAAGGTTCATTTTCAAAAGAGGAAGGAGATTATATTAAGCTTGGAAATGTATCGTTTCATACTTCCATAGAGCCAGGTATTAAAGAAGCGAAAAACCAGAGCAAACCTATTTTTCTTTATTTCAGATCGGAAACATGCTACTGGTGTATTGTATTTGAAAAAGAATCATTGTCCGATAATACTATAGTCGAATTACTGAATAAAGAGTTTGTGCTTATCTCCATAGATACTTTTAAGCAAAAAAATGTTGCTCAGAACTTGAATGTCCGATCTACCCCGTATATGATTTTTTTTGATAAAGATGGAAAAGAGATTTCAAGGGTACCCGGATATATTCCAAAAGATGAGTTTATGGTTAAACTTAATAAGATACTAGAACAATTGGAGGATCGATAA